A section of the Clostridium felsineum DSM 794 genome encodes:
- a CDS encoding response regulator transcription factor yields MEQNINVIVVEDDNDINNMLKTMLEKKDYNVVQAYSGTEALLHIKAKEFQLMLLDLMLPGMNGEELLKKVREISAIPIIVISAKLSKDTKIKVLEMGADDYITKPFDIEETYARIYSNLRRYMKFERDNILSKNIAFKDILLDREAKDVSVSGHKIILTNREFKILEVLLLNQKKIFSKANLFESVWEDDYMGDDNTLNVHISNLRNKLLKANPEEEYIETIWGMGYKLKI; encoded by the coding sequence ATGGAACAAAATATAAATGTTATTGTAGTTGAGGATGATAATGATATAAATAATATGCTTAAGACTATGCTTGAGAAAAAAGACTATAATGTTGTACAAGCTTATTCCGGTACAGAAGCATTATTGCATATTAAAGCTAAAGAATTTCAGCTAATGCTTTTAGATCTAATGCTACCTGGTATGAATGGTGAGGAGCTTTTAAAAAAGGTAAGAGAGATAAGTGCTATACCTATTATTGTAATTTCTGCAAAGCTTTCGAAGGATACAAAGATTAAAGTACTTGAGATGGGTGCAGATGATTATATCACTAAACCCTTTGATATAGAGGAAACCTATGCGAGAATATATTCTAATTTAAGAAGGTATATGAAATTTGAAAGAGATAATATATTAAGTAAAAATATAGCGTTTAAAGATATACTATTAGACAGAGAAGCAAAGGATGTTTCAGTAAGTGGACACAAAATAATACTTACTAACAGAGAATTTAAGATTCTTGAGGTCTTATTATTAAATCAAAAAAAGATATTTTCAAAAGCTAATCTATTTGAAAGTGTGTGGGAGGATGATTATATGGGGGACGATAATACCTTAAACGTACATATCAGTAATTTGAGAAATAAGCTTTTAAAGGCTAATCCAGAAGAAGAATACATAGAAACAATTTGGGGAATGGGATATAAACTTAAGATTTAA
- a CDS encoding DUF3298 and DUF4163 domain-containing protein, whose amino-acid sequence MYYIYPYFSDDKNRAVNGAADLEDQKLSPQKFSIAYPVIITKQDKKVKDKLNSEIINTVSELFKKQVLLPEMVDFNEVLGVYETMVNKNYILSILFSIYTYVNMAAHGLTVYSALTVNTETAKVYSFSDLFNSKMDYLGYLTRIAEKYIKDNNIQLINEYQGVTNNQEFYLTEDKLVLYYQVYEYTPYYYGIFKIPIPYTEIKPLLWPMSPINKLI is encoded by the coding sequence ATGTATTATATTTATCCGTATTTTTCAGATGATAAAAATAGAGCTGTAAATGGTGCAGCAGATTTAGAAGATCAGAAACTTAGTCCACAAAAATTTAGCATAGCATATCCAGTTATAATTACAAAGCAGGATAAAAAAGTAAAAGATAAACTAAATAGTGAAATAATAAATACAGTAAGTGAACTTTTTAAAAAACAAGTACTTTTGCCAGAAATGGTGGATTTTAATGAAGTATTAGGTGTTTATGAAACTATGGTTAATAAGAATTATATTTTAAGTATTCTATTTAGCATCTATACTTATGTAAATATGGCAGCACATGGTCTCACAGTGTATTCAGCACTAACTGTAAATACTGAGACTGCTAAGGTTTATAGCTTTAGTGATTTATTTAACTCTAAAATGGACTATCTAGGATACCTTACAAGAATAGCTGAAAAATATATTAAAGATAATAACATTCAGCTTATAAATGAATATCAGGGTGTTACGAATAATCAAGAATTTTATTTGACCGAGGATAAACTTGTACTTTATTACCAAGTTTACGAATATACACCTTATTATTACGGTATATTTAAAATTCCAATACCATATACAGAAATAAAACCGCTACTATGGCCTATGAGTCCGATAAATAAGCTTATTTAA
- a CDS encoding ABC transporter ATP-binding protein, whose product MKDTVLKTVNLTKKYKDIKVLDNVNITIRKGDIYGFIGQNGAGKTTFMKLISGLIIKSSGEIELFSEKNSRKVEDVRSRMGCLIETPAVYNYSTVYENLEINRIQKGIPGKESVDKVLKMVDLYDQRKKTVNKLSMGMKQKLGIAMALIGEPEFLILDEPINGLDPTSIIEIRELLNKLNKEFGVTILISSHILSELYQFANVYGIIHKGKLIEQLSSKQLEEKCQKFLYIRTDNSAKACFNIENILKTQNYEVMPSNIIKLYEYLDEPARVSSALLKNGSLVEEITLKGDSLEEYYSKLVRGNINV is encoded by the coding sequence ATGAAAGACACAGTATTAAAAACCGTTAATTTAACGAAAAAATATAAAGATATAAAAGTACTTGATAATGTAAACATAACAATTAGAAAAGGAGATATATACGGATTTATAGGACAAAATGGAGCAGGGAAAACTACATTTATGAAACTAATATCAGGTTTAATAATTAAAAGTAGTGGTGAAATAGAGCTTTTTAGTGAAAAGAATAGTAGAAAAGTCGAAGATGTAAGAAGTAGGATGGGATGCCTTATAGAAACTCCAGCAGTTTATAATTATAGTACAGTATACGAAAATCTAGAAATTAATAGAATTCAAAAAGGAATTCCAGGAAAAGAATCTGTAGACAAGGTACTTAAAATGGTTGATCTTTATGATCAAAGGAAAAAAACAGTTAATAAACTTTCTATGGGGATGAAGCAAAAATTAGGAATAGCTATGGCACTTATTGGAGAACCTGAATTTTTGATTTTAGATGAGCCTATTAATGGACTTGATCCTACTAGTATAATTGAAATAAGAGAACTTTTAAATAAATTGAATAAGGAATTTGGAGTTACTATTTTAATATCAAGTCATATATTAAGCGAGTTATATCAATTTGCAAATGTTTATGGAATAATTCATAAAGGAAAATTAATAGAACAATTAAGTTCAAAGCAATTAGAAGAAAAGTGTCAAAAGTTTTTATACATAAGAACAGATAATTCAGCAAAAGCGTGTTTTAATATAGAAAATATATTAAAAACTCAGAATTACGAAGTTATGCCGAGTAATATTATAAAGCTGTATGAATATTTAGATGAACCAGCTAGAGTTTCATCAGCTCTTCTTAAAAATGGGAGTTTGGTGGAGGAAATCACATTAAAGGGAGATAGTCTTGAGGAGTACTATTCAAAGTTAGTTAGGGGGAATATCAATGTATAA
- a CDS encoding GNAT family N-acetyltransferase, with protein sequence MKNIRIVRDCDIKEILNIYKPFIENTAITFDYEVPSIESFKDKVIGISKKYIYLVCEIDDKIVGYSYASTFNERAAYDWAVDLSIYVDDRYQKRGIGKALYYTLIEILKLQGYCNMYALVTASNLRSKSFHEYFGFKLSGTYHKSGYKFEKWHDVDVFEKIIEENSNSPHKILKANEVKETNGFKSIINTGISMIK encoded by the coding sequence GTGAAAAATATAAGAATAGTGAGAGATTGCGACATTAAAGAAATTTTAAATATATACAAGCCATTTATAGAAAACACAGCTATAACCTTTGATTATGAGGTACCAAGTATTGAAAGCTTTAAGGATAAAGTTATAGGTATATCTAAGAAATATATTTATCTTGTATGTGAAATTGATGATAAAATTGTAGGATATTCGTATGCTTCAACCTTTAATGAAAGAGCTGCATATGATTGGGCAGTAGATTTATCCATATATGTTGATGATAGATACCAGAAGAGGGGAATAGGAAAAGCTCTTTATTATACTCTAATAGAAATATTAAAACTTCAAGGATATTGTAATATGTATGCGTTAGTTACAGCATCAAATTTAAGAAGTAAAAGCTTTCATGAATATTTTGGTTTTAAACTTTCGGGTACATATCATAAATCAGGATATAAATTTGAAAAATGGCATGATGTTGATGTGTTTGAAAAAATCATAGAAGAGAACTCTAATAGTCCACATAAAATATTAAAAGCAAATGAAGTTAAAGAAACAAATGGATTTAAAAGTATAATTAATACAGGTATTTCTATGATTAAATAA